In Bos taurus isolate L1 Dominette 01449 registration number 42190680 breed Hereford chromosome 11, ARS-UCD2.0, whole genome shotgun sequence, one DNA window encodes the following:
- the SLC30A3 gene encoding probable proton-coupled zinc antiporter SLC30A3, with protein sequence MEPSPTTGGSETTRLVGPRDRGGAGGGLRLKSLFTEAPEPLPEEPKPVEMSFHHCHRDPLPQPGLTPERMQAQRQLCTACAVCCVFMAGEVVGGYLAHSLAIMTDAAHLLADVGSMMGSLFSLWLSTRPATRTMTFGWHRSETLGALASVVSLWMVTGILLYLAFIRLLHSDYHIEGGAMLLTASIAVCANLLMAFVLHQAGPPHSHGSRGAEYAPLEEGSGEPLPLGNTSVRAAFVHVLGDLLQSLGVLIASILIYFKPQYKAADPISTFLFSICALGSTAPTLRDVLRVLMEGTPRSVSFEPVRDTLLSVPGVRAIHELHLWSLTFTHYVASAHLAIDSTADPEAVLAEATSRLHSRFGFSSCTLQVEQYQPEMAQCLRCQEPPQA encoded by the exons ATGGAGCCGTCTCCCACTACGGGGGGCTCGGAGACCACTCGCCTGGTGGGCCCCCGAGACCGCGGCGGCGCTGGTGGCGGCCTGCGTTTGAAGAG TCTCTTCACAGAGGCTCCTGAGCCCCTCCCCGAGGAGCCCAAACCTGTGGAGATGTCCTTCCACCACTGCCACCGGGACCCCCTGCCTCAGCCGGGTCTCACCCCGGAGAGGATGCAGGCGCAGAGGCAGCTGTGCACCGCCTGTGCTGTGTGCTGCGTCTTCATGGCCGGGGAGGTGGTTG GTGGGTACTTGGCGCACAGCCTGGCCATTATGACTGACGCGGCCCACCTGTTGGCGGACGTGGGCAGCATGATGGGCAGCCTCTTCTCCCTCTGGCTCTCTACCCGTCCAGCCACCCGCACCATGACCTTTGGCTGGCACCGCTCAG AGACTCTGGGGGCTCTGGCCTCTGTGGTCTCCCTCTGGATGGTCACTGGCATCCTCCTGTACCTGGCCTTCATCCGTCTGCTGCACAGCGACTACCACATCGAGGGGGGTGCCATGCTGCTGACCGCCAGCATTGCGGTCTGTGCCAATCTGCT AATGGCTTTTGTGCTGCACCAGGCTGGGCCCCCCCACAGCCATGGGTCTAGAGGGGCAGAGTATGCACCGCTGGAGGAGGGGTCCGGGGAGCCCTTGCCTCTGGGGAACACCAGCGTCCGGGCGGCCTTTGTGCACGTGCTGGGAGACCTCCTGCAGAGCCTTGGGGTGCTGATTGCCTCCATCCTCATCTACTTCAAG CCTCAGTACAAAGCAGCTGACCCCATCAGCACCTTCCTCTTCTCCATCTGTGCCCTTGGATCCACAGCTCCCACCCTGCGAGATGTTCTCCGTGTCCTCATGGAAG GGACCCCCCGAAGTGTGAGCTTTGAACCCGTTCGGGACACCTTGTTGTCGGTGCCGGGAGTCCGGGCAATCCATGAGCTGCACCTGTGGTCCCTGACGTTCACGCACTACGTCGCCTCCGCACACCTGGCCATTG ACTCCACGGCCGACCCCGAAGCTGTCCTAGCTGAAGCTACATCCCGGCTCCACTCCCGGTTTGGATTCTCCAGCTGTACCCTGCAGGTCGAGCAATACCAGCCTGAGATGGCCCAGTGCCTGCGCTGCCAGGAGCCCCCCCAAGCCTGA
- the SLC30A3 gene encoding probable proton-coupled zinc antiporter SLC30A3 isoform X1, whose amino-acid sequence MSREGSGRTGNGGTRSLFTEAPEPLPEEPKPVEMSFHHCHRDPLPQPGLTPERMQAQRQLCTACAVCCVFMAGEVVGGYLAHSLAIMTDAAHLLADVGSMMGSLFSLWLSTRPATRTMTFGWHRSETLGALASVVSLWMVTGILLYLAFIRLLHSDYHIEGGAMLLTASIAVCANLLMAFVLHQAGPPHSHGSRGAEYAPLEEGSGEPLPLGNTSVRAAFVHVLGDLLQSLGVLIASILIYFKPQYKAADPISTFLFSICALGSTAPTLRDVLRVLMEGTPRSVSFEPVRDTLLSVPGVRAIHELHLWSLTFTHYVASAHLAIDSTADPEAVLAEATSRLHSRFGFSSCTLQVEQYQPEMAQCLRCQEPPQA is encoded by the exons ATGTCTAGAGAGGGAAGTGGAAGGACCGGGAATGGAGGCACCCGGAG TCTCTTCACAGAGGCTCCTGAGCCCCTCCCCGAGGAGCCCAAACCTGTGGAGATGTCCTTCCACCACTGCCACCGGGACCCCCTGCCTCAGCCGGGTCTCACCCCGGAGAGGATGCAGGCGCAGAGGCAGCTGTGCACCGCCTGTGCTGTGTGCTGCGTCTTCATGGCCGGGGAGGTGGTTG GTGGGTACTTGGCGCACAGCCTGGCCATTATGACTGACGCGGCCCACCTGTTGGCGGACGTGGGCAGCATGATGGGCAGCCTCTTCTCCCTCTGGCTCTCTACCCGTCCAGCCACCCGCACCATGACCTTTGGCTGGCACCGCTCAG AGACTCTGGGGGCTCTGGCCTCTGTGGTCTCCCTCTGGATGGTCACTGGCATCCTCCTGTACCTGGCCTTCATCCGTCTGCTGCACAGCGACTACCACATCGAGGGGGGTGCCATGCTGCTGACCGCCAGCATTGCGGTCTGTGCCAATCTGCT AATGGCTTTTGTGCTGCACCAGGCTGGGCCCCCCCACAGCCATGGGTCTAGAGGGGCAGAGTATGCACCGCTGGAGGAGGGGTCCGGGGAGCCCTTGCCTCTGGGGAACACCAGCGTCCGGGCGGCCTTTGTGCACGTGCTGGGAGACCTCCTGCAGAGCCTTGGGGTGCTGATTGCCTCCATCCTCATCTACTTCAAG CCTCAGTACAAAGCAGCTGACCCCATCAGCACCTTCCTCTTCTCCATCTGTGCCCTTGGATCCACAGCTCCCACCCTGCGAGATGTTCTCCGTGTCCTCATGGAAG GGACCCCCCGAAGTGTGAGCTTTGAACCCGTTCGGGACACCTTGTTGTCGGTGCCGGGAGTCCGGGCAATCCATGAGCTGCACCTGTGGTCCCTGACGTTCACGCACTACGTCGCCTCCGCACACCTGGCCATTG ACTCCACGGCCGACCCCGAAGCTGTCCTAGCTGAAGCTACATCCCGGCTCCACTCCCGGTTTGGATTCTCCAGCTGTACCCTGCAGGTCGAGCAATACCAGCCTGAGATGGCCCAGTGCCTGCGCTGCCAGGAGCCCCCCCAAGCCTGA
- the SLC30A3 gene encoding probable proton-coupled zinc antiporter SLC30A3 isoform X2 — MSFHHCHRDPLPQPGLTPERMQAQRQLCTACAVCCVFMAGEVVGGYLAHSLAIMTDAAHLLADVGSMMGSLFSLWLSTRPATRTMTFGWHRSETLGALASVVSLWMVTGILLYLAFIRLLHSDYHIEGGAMLLTASIAVCANLLMAFVLHQAGPPHSHGSRGAEYAPLEEGSGEPLPLGNTSVRAAFVHVLGDLLQSLGVLIASILIYFKPQYKAADPISTFLFSICALGSTAPTLRDVLRVLMEGTPRSVSFEPVRDTLLSVPGVRAIHELHLWSLTFTHYVASAHLAIDSTADPEAVLAEATSRLHSRFGFSSCTLQVEQYQPEMAQCLRCQEPPQA; from the exons ATGTCCTTCCACCACTGCCACCGGGACCCCCTGCCTCAGCCGGGTCTCACCCCGGAGAGGATGCAGGCGCAGAGGCAGCTGTGCACCGCCTGTGCTGTGTGCTGCGTCTTCATGGCCGGGGAGGTGGTTG GTGGGTACTTGGCGCACAGCCTGGCCATTATGACTGACGCGGCCCACCTGTTGGCGGACGTGGGCAGCATGATGGGCAGCCTCTTCTCCCTCTGGCTCTCTACCCGTCCAGCCACCCGCACCATGACCTTTGGCTGGCACCGCTCAG AGACTCTGGGGGCTCTGGCCTCTGTGGTCTCCCTCTGGATGGTCACTGGCATCCTCCTGTACCTGGCCTTCATCCGTCTGCTGCACAGCGACTACCACATCGAGGGGGGTGCCATGCTGCTGACCGCCAGCATTGCGGTCTGTGCCAATCTGCT AATGGCTTTTGTGCTGCACCAGGCTGGGCCCCCCCACAGCCATGGGTCTAGAGGGGCAGAGTATGCACCGCTGGAGGAGGGGTCCGGGGAGCCCTTGCCTCTGGGGAACACCAGCGTCCGGGCGGCCTTTGTGCACGTGCTGGGAGACCTCCTGCAGAGCCTTGGGGTGCTGATTGCCTCCATCCTCATCTACTTCAAG CCTCAGTACAAAGCAGCTGACCCCATCAGCACCTTCCTCTTCTCCATCTGTGCCCTTGGATCCACAGCTCCCACCCTGCGAGATGTTCTCCGTGTCCTCATGGAAG GGACCCCCCGAAGTGTGAGCTTTGAACCCGTTCGGGACACCTTGTTGTCGGTGCCGGGAGTCCGGGCAATCCATGAGCTGCACCTGTGGTCCCTGACGTTCACGCACTACGTCGCCTCCGCACACCTGGCCATTG ACTCCACGGCCGACCCCGAAGCTGTCCTAGCTGAAGCTACATCCCGGCTCCACTCCCGGTTTGGATTCTCCAGCTGTACCCTGCAGGTCGAGCAATACCAGCCTGAGATGGCCCAGTGCCTGCGCTGCCAGGAGCCCCCCCAAGCCTGA